TATCATCTTTAGCAAACCCAAAAAATGAGCTATTATATTTCCTTACATACTTTCCACCTTGTGCTATATGTGCAGTCCCTGTTTTGCCTCCGATTGTTATTCCACTTACCTTAGCAGTCCTACCTGTGCCATCGGATACTACTTTTATTAGTGTATCTTTTACAATGTTTGCCGTTTTATCGCTTAAGATTCTTTGTGGGGATTCGTGATTTATTTTGTATTTTACATTTTTGCTATCTAGCAGATATTCTACAACATAAGGTTCATAAGAGATTCCATTGCTAATTATCGTGTTATATGCCTTTAACATCTGCATAAATGTAGTCCTAAGTCCATAGCCATAAGACACGGTTGCTTTATATACTTCTCCTCCAAGTCTCCTTGAATCTGGAATTGCACCTATTTTCTCATAAGGCAAATCTATACCACTATCTTTGCCAAATCCAAACTTCAACAAGCTCTCATTATAGTCTATCGCATTTAATCGTTGTGCAATCTTTGCCATGCCAATATTGCTTGAATACAACAACACATCTTCTATGCTTGCAGATTCTAGCTTATGAGTATCTGTGATATAAAAATTATCAAGCCTATATCTTCCATTCTCTAAATCTATAATCTCACTTGGATTTATTAGATTCTTATCAAGCAAAATAGAATAAATTATCGGCTTAATTATACTTCCGGGCTCGTAAGAATACTCTATTGCATTTGCATTTAGCTTTGGATAGTCTTCTATTTTAATTGCATTTGGATTAAATCTAGCACTACTTGCAAGACTTAAAATCTTGCCACTATTACCTTCCATTATTCCAACAACAACTTCTTTTGCACCCAGAATATCTTTATTCTTATCAACCAATCTTTCTATTTTTTTTTGCAACTTTAGAGGTATGCTTGATATTACATCATATCCATCAACTCTATCTTTAAAAATTGAATCTTTATTTAAAATGACATTGAATCCTATATCTCTAGTGCCCACCATTAACATATCGCTAGTTGGCTCTAACTCTTCATTAAAACTCTTTTCTATACCTTTAACACCACTTACACGCGTGATTCTACTATCATCTAGTTTATTTATATATCCTAAAATTGGCTCCATTGTATCATCATATAGATACTCTCTCATCTCTCCACTCTCAACAACAGACAAGCCATATTTAAAAATATTTCCATTGCTATCTTCATATGTCCTAAAAACATCTAAAGAATTTAGTTTTAAATTTAGTTGCTTTAAATATGAAGCACTCTTTGAATCTATGTTGTAAGACAAGACTACATTGCCCTTTTCTTTTAACTTTGATTCAATCTCGCTTTTTGGAATCTTACTATAAGCAGAAAACAAGCTAACAAATAAGTCTTGTTTTTGTGGATCTATGTTATATGTATTAACAACTGCTTTATAAACCTTTTTACTAGATGCAAGCAAGAATCCATCAGCACTATAAATAGAACCCCTAATAGCACTCTCAACTCTCTTTGCTTGAAAATTTGGTAGTTGTCTTTGTGTGATGATGTTATAAAAAATAGTCCCTAAAAATATGCAAAACCCAACTCCTATTAGCAAAAATAGAAGCAGGATTTTACCGGCTTTTTTAGAAGTGGTATCGTTCATTAAATTTGTGTTTTTATAAGCTCTTTATAGGCGCTAATAGCCTTGTTTCTAACTTCAAGCATCAATTTCATGCTATTTTCTGCTTTACCTATTACTATTGCTGCTTGATGCAAGTCTTTTATCTGTCCTGTCGCCATATCTGCCATTACTTGCTCTGTTGATTTTTGATATGCATTTACCTCATCAACGGCTTCTTTTAGCATACCACCAAAACTTTTTCCCGGTGCATTTAGCTCATGGTTTGGAGATAAATTTGGCACATCTTGCAGTTTCGAATTTATCTTTTCAAAATCTACACCATATTTATTAATTTCCATTTATATTCCTTTATGCTTGGAACATTGAAATAGCAGTCGTAGCCATATTCTTAGCACTCTGAAAAACAGCGACATTTGCCTGATAAGCCTTTGTGGCTTCAATTAAATTTGCCATTTCTACAACCGGGTTAATGTTAGGATATGCAACATAACCTTCAGAGTTAGCATCTGGATGGCTTGGCTCATATTTCATTCTAGGTTGAGTATCGTCCCTGACAACTTTATCAACATAAACGCTCATTAGCGTAGGCTTTGGCTTTCGCCCCTCATCGAAAATATCCATCTCATCTAATGGATCTTCATATTCTAGCAAATTATTACTTTTTTCATACTTTTGATTCAAAACTTTATCAAAATCAAATGCTTTTAAAATCAATTCTCTTCTTCTATAAGGACCACCTTCATCTGTTCTTGTGGTATTTGCATTTGCTATATTGCTTGATATTAAATTTACTCTTTGTCTTTGAGCTGATAGTCCATATCCACTAATATCAAAACTAGATAAAAACATCTCTAACTCCTAATTATATATTCTTAGATGATTCTAGAGCATAGGTATAAATTCCGCCCTGCTTTCTTAATGCACCAACTATTGCTTGATACATAATGTCATTTTTGCCCATTTCACTTGTCTCAATATCTAAATCAACGCTATTGCCATCATTTCTTGCTAAATGCCCATCTCTATAAAACATAGTAGGCTTATTTAAAGCCATTTCTTCTAATGGCAATAGATGATTTTTGTTTGTCAAAGCTACATCAAGCTTGAAATCTCTTTCGTTATTTAAAATCTCATCTGCCTTTTTTGCCATCATTTGTTCGAAATTTAAATCTTTTGGGCGATACATAGGAGTTGATACATTTGCTATATTACTTGCTATCATATCTCGTCTTAACGCCCTGTGGTCTAGTGCTTCTTGTGCTAATGCTCTAGCTGGTGAATAACTAAATATGCTCATATCAAGTCTCCTAAAATGTCTTTGAAAAACACTTAAGCAACTTTTATTCCACTTTCACTTATAATCGTAGATAATCAAATTGGGGAGTTGGTTATGTTTGAGGTTTTTGGATTTGATATATACATTATAGCATGTTTGTTTTTTGTAGCATTAATAGCTGGATTTATAGATTCAATTGCAGGTGGAGGTGGCATGATTACTATACCTAGTTTGCTTCTAGCTGGTGCTTCTCCTCTTGAAACTCTAGCTACAAATAAGCTACAAAGCAGTTTTGGTAGCTTTAGTGCTGCAAGATATTTTTATAACAAAGGCTACATAAACCTAAAAGAATCTCTTCCAAATATAATAATCGTCTTTTTGCTATCTGGAGCTGGAACTATAAGTGTGCAATTTATAGATACTAATGCATTGCAAAAATTTCTACCATTTTTAATAATGGCATTTGGAATCTACTTTTTATTCTCTCCTCAAGTTAATAATGAAGATAGAGCATCTCATAAAAGATTGTTTATACTAGCATTATGTGCAATAGGATTCTATGATGGATTTTTTGGTCCCGGGACTGGGTCTTTCTTTCTTCTAGCATTAATAATGTTAGCTGGATTTAATATTACAAAATCACTAGCACAAGCAAAGCTATATAACTTCTCTACGAATCTAGCATCAGTTTTATTCTTTGCATTTAGTGGGAATATGCTATTTGGCATAGGGCTTATAATGGCATTAGGACAATTTATTGGTGCAAATTTGGGGGCTAAGATGGCTTTAAAATATGGAGTAAAAATCATAAAACCACTAATCGTGCTTGTCTCATTTATAATGTCTATAAAATTAATTTATGAAAATATAATAGTAGGATAACGGAATCTTAAAGATTCCGTAAATTAAAATTGCTTTCTATTTGTATCTTCGTTGATTGCTTCTACAATGCGATTTATTTCTTTTGCAGCATCATCAGTCGCATTAGCAACAAACACATTCTCTTCTGTAATTGTATTTAATGCAATATTGCATCATTAATTTGCTCTATACCAGTAGTTTGTTCTCTTATAGATTCACTCATATCATTAATACCTTGAACTAATATATTTACATTAGCTTCTATTTCATTTAATGATTTACCAGTTCTCTCTGCTAACTTTCTTACTTCATCTGCAACAACTGCAAATCCTCTACCATGTTCTCCTGCTCTTGCAGCTTCTATTGCAGCATTAAGTGCTAGTAGATTTGTTTGATCTGCTATATCTTTAATTACACCTACTATGTTTTTAATATCTTCTGCTTGTCTTGTTACTTCAGATGTTTTATCTGATACATTTTGCATTAAATGCGTAATCTTATTACTTGATGATACACTAAGTATTTATGCAACTTCATCTCCAAGTGAGTTTATAGCCTCTTCTACTTTGCCGTTTGCTTCACTAACTCTAGCTTTAAAAATTAGATTCCAATAAGAGTTAAACACATCTAGGATAACATTTAAATCTTTACCAATCTTATCTCTCAATATATCAAGCATACTATTTAAAACTACCTTTAGTTCTTTTATTGAGGATTGCTTGGCTCATTACTAAGCACACCTGCAAAGCTACCATGCTCTTATCTTGTGCAACTTTTGTTATCTCATCTATCATAGCACCATCTTTTCTTACAGATTCATTAGTTGAGATTATGTTTTTGTTTATCATCTCAGCCATAGTGCCTATCTCATCATGTGCTACTATTTTGATTACTTGAGGGGCTGTCTTACTTTCATAATTAATATATCTAAAAATTCATTTAAGAAATTACCCAAATTGGTTAATCGAGTAGAAATATATTTCTTAGAATAAAGCCAAATTGCAACAATAATAAATACCATAGATATTAAAGCTGTAATAATTATGATCGCTCTACGCTTACAAGTGGTGCATATACTTCATCTTTAGGCACAACTGATACAAGCGTCCATTCTGTATCTACATCTTTCCATACTCTATATTCTGTGATACCTGCATAATTATCAACTCCATTGTAACTATAATCAACAATACCTATTTCATTATTTTTTATAAACTCTGTAATTTTTTCATCTTTATTTATATCTTTTAGATTCTTACCAACTAATTCACTATTAGAATTAACTAGCATTACTCCATTTTCTGTAATCATAAAGTTTCTATTATTCGCATAAGCAACGCTCTTGGCATTGAATATAGAATTAGAAATTTCATTTAAATCAACCACAACGCCAACAACAGCCATTAGTTCTTTTTTTCTATTTAAAATTGGTCTTGTTATATCAACAACAAAGACTCTTTGATTATCCAACTCTACCCATACTTAACACTTTATTGCTAATAGCATTATGTAATGAGTTAAATTGTTTTAAATTATCCTCTGCTTTTACCACTGCTACATCATTATTCTCTCTATGTGCAAAGATCATAAACTCTCCACTATCTAGCAAATAATCAGTATTTTGCAGATATGCAACCCTTCTTAAATAAACATTATCTCCAGGAACATAAAAATAAGCAAATCTAGCATATTGATTTGTTCTTAATAATCTTTCTACAGATTCTAATAAAATCTTTTGATCAATATTTCCTTCTCTATCATTAACCACGATTAATGCCATAACGCTACCGGCAGATTCCAATACTGCAAAAGTCTGCCCAACAGCACCTTGCACTCTATTTGCAAGTCTAACACTTTCAGTTTGCAATAATTTATGTGCCTCATCTTGTAGTGCAACTGTGAGCTTTGTAGAAATAATAATAGTCAATGCTATCATAACAAGCACCACAACTGAGCTTACAACCATAATTAACTTTGTTCCTAATTGTAATTTTTCATTCATGTCTCCAAAAATAATTTAAAAAATAATTAACTAAATATTAAAAATACACGAAAGTAAATCAATACGGAAGTAAAGAAAAAATTTTATATAGGCTTAATAACAAGAAAGCATTAAAACTAATATACAAAATGCCCCACTCCCACATATGACAAGGGAATACAATATTATCGCAGAATATTTTATTAAACATTAAATAACCCAATTCTTAATATTTTATTTATAAAATAATTATAAATAATTTATCTTTAATTAATAATTAATTTATATATTCTTTACATAAAATTTATTTATATAGCATTTTAATAAGCAAGTGTTTAGTGAATATAAATTTTTTATTTTAGTCATATCTTCTTTGTTATTTAAATTGTTATAATTTTTTCAATATTTTAATTCTAGGAGAAGTAATGGCTTGTGTTTTACAAATTGGTGCAGGTGGTGTAGGTGGCGTAGTAGCTCATAAAATGGCGATGAATAGATATGTTTTCTCTAAGATTATCCTTGCTTCTCGCACAATCTCTAAATGTGAAGCAATCGCAGAATCTATCCGTTCTAAAAGTTTGGGTGAGATTATTTGTGAAAGTGTAGATGCAGATAATGTCGATTCTATCGTAGCTTTGATAGATAAATACAAGCCAAAGCTAGTGGTAAATGTAGCCCTCCCCTATCAAGATCTAACCATAATGGAAGCGTGCCTAAGGACAAAGACGCATTATTTAGATACAGCAAATTATGAGCACCCAGATAGTGCACACTTTGAATACAAAGAACAATGGGCATATGATACAAGATATAAAGAAGCAGGTATCTTTGGACTTTTAGGAAGCGGTTTTGATCCGGGCGTTACAAATGTATTTTGTGCGTATACACAAAAGCATTATTTTGACGAGATTGAATCTATTGATATACTAGATTGCAATGCAGGAGATCATGGCTATGCCTTTGCTACGAACTTTAATCCAGAGATAAATTTGCGTGAGGTAAGCTCCAAAGCAAGATTTTGGGTAAAAGATGAGAAACTAGCATTAAATTCAGATCTTAAAAAAGATACTATTTATCGTAAGTTTGAGCGAGAAGAAAAACACTTCAAACTAGAAGCAAACACACAAGATTTAAAAAATGAAAGCTATTTTAATGGGGAGTGGCGAGATGTCGCTCCACTTGATTTAATGAAAGAGTGGGAATACCCAGAAGTAGGCGTGAAAAATAGCTATCTACTTTACCACGAGGAATTAGAATCGCTTATCCGCAATATCAAAGGATTAAAGAGAATCCGCTTCTTTATGACTTTTGGAGAATCTTATCTTACACATATGAAATGTTTAGAAAACATCGGTTTCTTACGCGTAGATGAGATAGAGCATAATGGGCAAAAAATCGTGCCTATCCAAGTGCTAAAAACCCTTCTTCCAGATCCAGCAAGCCTAGCCCCTAGAACCAAAGGTCAAACACACATCGGTTGCTACATAAAGGGTAAAAAAGATGGCAAAGATAGGACAATTTATATCTATAATATTTGCGACCATGAGGCGTGTTACAAAGAAGTAAATGCACAAGGGGTTAGCTATACTACTGGAGTGCCAGCGATGATTGGAGCAAAGTTGATATGTGAGGGCAAATGGGGGCTAAATATGCCAAAAATACCAAACAAAGCAGATAATAGCGATATGCCAAAAGGCGGGGAAAATCAGGGAGTAGATTCTAATAATGGTAGTGGTGTGTGGAATATGGAGCAAAACGACCCTGATCCATTTATGGCAGAGCTAAACAAGCAAGGCCTCCCTTATGTTGTGTGTGAGATAGATTCTAATGGGATGCGAAAAGTATTGGAGGATGGGCGGAAGTAGTAATATTTGATTGTCAACAATGAAGATAAAATATTAATTTAGCTATCATTTAAACGGAGCAAAAATGATTTTTGAAAAACAAGAATATCAGCAAAACTGCTTAGAAAATATAGTTAAGATTTTGCAAGATTTTGATTTTAAAAAGCAAGATAATTTGCAAGAGTGTTTAAGAGCTTTTTATAAAATCACACCCTTACCGGTGCAAAATATTAGTGATAAATTAAATTTAGATATTCTAATGGAGACAGGTACGGGTAAGACTTTCACTTATCTCAATCTTATTTTTGAACTAAACAAGCAATTTAAGCAAAATAAATTCATCATTTTTGTCCCAAGAAAGGCGATTTTAGAATCTGTCAAACAAAATATCAATCTCACAAAAAATTATTTTTATAGTGAGTATAAAAAGCATTTAAAAGCCTATACATACACAGATAGTAAATCCCAATCTCTAATTATTAATCACTATATCAAAAATGAAGATGAGTTAAGTGTGCTAATACTCACCAATAGCGCTATTGATAAAGAGGGTAATTTACTTAATAAAAACAATGAGAATCTTTTTAATACTAAAAGTATCTTTGAAAATATAATCTCACTAAAACCTATTTCTATCATAGATGAACCACATTTGCTCAAAGGCGAAGCTTTTAATAAATATTTTTCAAAACTAAATTCTTTGTATTTTCGCTTTGGTGCAACTTTTCCTAAAGAAAATGATTATGAGTTAAGCAATGTTGCATATTGCCTTGATTCCATTTGCGCATTTAGATCTTATCTTGTGAAGCAAATTAGAGTGCATACACTTATTCAGGATAATACTACCCCATTTTTGATAGCTACAAATACCAGCAAGTCAAAATCCGAATCAAAATCCGCAACCTTTTCCTTTTTCAAAAATGGCATAGAAAAACGCACAACAATTTTACAAAATAGTAATTTAGGTAAGCTAGATTCTAGCTTTCAAGGTATTAGTTTGGTAAATGTCAATAAAGACAAAGCATATTTAAGCAATGGAAAGATAATAGAAAAGAAAAAGTCTTATAAACTTAGCGAAGATGAGATTGAAAGTCTTTTAGCAAAAGCTATTGATTTGCATTTTGAAAAAGAAGAGCGACTATTTAAACAAAATATTAAAGCCTTAAGCCTCTTTTTTATCCCAAATATTACAGATTTTAGGGGTGAAGAGCCATTTGTCAAAAATACTTTTGAAAGGCTTTATAAACAAAAACGCAATGAAGTTTTAAAGCAAAATTTAGATAGTAAATATAGAGAATATTTAGAAAAAGATTATGACGATGAAGGAAAGTTGAAAGTGCATCAAGGCTATTTTAGCGGTGATGCCAAGCTTAGTAGCAAGGAAAAAAATATTGACAACCAAGAAGCCGCTGATATAGCATTGATTTTAAAAGATAAAGAAAAATTGCTTTCCTTTGATACATCTTTGCGTTTTATTTTTAGTGTGTGGGCACTGCAAGAAGGCTGGGATAATCCAAATATATTCACTCTAACCAAACTTGCAAATTCAAGCAGTGATGTAAGCCGTCATCAGCAAGTAGGACGAGGACTTAGAATCTGTGTAAATAATGAAGGCAAAAGAATTACACATAGATTTTTGAGAGATGATGAAAATGAGTTTTTTGATATAAATCACCTTGATATGCTTGTAAGCAGTGAAGAAAGAGGCTTTATTGAAGATTTGCAAAGAGAAATAATGGATTCTAGTTTTGCTTTGGATGCGGTATGGATTAGTCAAGAAAGGCTAGAAAGTCAAGGGCTTAATGCAAGAGAGGCAAGTAGATTGCTTATAAAACTAGAAGATCTAAACTTAGTGGAATTTGATGAGCTTGGCAATATTTATAAAATCATCGCCCCTATTTATGAAACAATCAAAGATAATAAAGATTTAAAAGAGCTTTTAAAAGATAAATTCGATTCTATTTTAGAATCTTTTAAAAACTTAAATACCACAAAAGAGCAAGTGCAAAATGCTAATGCCCCAAAAGAAAAAGTAAAGATAAAGCACACTCTAGCAGAGGAATTTAAAGAGTTGTGGAATACGATAAATCAAAAATCACTCATTGTCTATCAAAATATCAATCAAGATTCTCTAATACAAAACATAGCTAAAGAGTTTAATAAAATCCAAATA
Above is a genomic segment from Helicobacter ibis containing:
- a CDS encoding peptidoglycan D,D-transpeptidase FtsI family protein; the encoded protein is MNDTTSKKAGKILLLFLLIGVGFCIFLGTIFYNIITQRQLPNFQAKRVESAIRGSIYSADGFLLASSKKVYKAVVNTYNIDPQKQDLFVSLFSAYSKIPKSEIESKLKEKGNVVLSYNIDSKSASYLKQLNLKLNSLDVFRTYEDSNGNIFKYGLSVVESGEMREYLYDDTMEPILGYINKLDDSRITRVSGVKGIEKSFNEELEPTSDMLMVGTRDIGFNVILNKDSIFKDRVDGYDVISSIPLKLQKKIERLVDKNKDILGAKEVVVGIMEGNSGKILSLASSARFNPNAIKIEDYPKLNANAIEYSYEPGSIIKPIIYSILLDKNLINPSEIIDLENGRYRLDNFYITDTHKLESASIEDVLLYSSNIGMAKIAQRLNAIDYNESLLKFGFGKDSGIDLPYEKIGAIPDSRRLGGEVYKATVSYGYGLRTTFMQMLKAYNTIISNGISYEPYVVEYLLDSKNVKYKINHESPQRILSDKTANIVKDTLIKVVSDGTGRTAKVSGITIGGKTGTAHIAQGGKYVRKYNSSFFGFAKDDKGHEYTIGISVFEPNETEAYFASRTAVPLFREVVELLIKEGYLKANKAK
- the fliE gene encoding flagellar hook-basal body complex protein FliE; amino-acid sequence: MEINKYGVDFEKINSKLQDVPNLSPNHELNAPGKSFGGMLKEAVDEVNAYQKSTEQVMADMATGQIKDLHQAAIVIGKAENSMKLMLEVRNKAISAYKELIKTQI
- the flgC gene encoding flagellar basal body rod protein FlgC, with the protein product MFLSSFDISGYGLSAQRQRVNLISSNIANANTTRTDEGGPYRRRELILKAFDFDKVLNQKYEKSNNLLEYEDPLDEMDIFDEGRKPKPTLMSVYVDKVVRDDTQPRMKYEPSHPDANSEGYVAYPNINPVVEMANLIEATKAYQANVAVFQSAKNMATTAISMFQA
- the flgB gene encoding flagellar basal body rod protein FlgB yields the protein MSIFSYSPARALAQEALDHRALRRDMIASNIANVSTPMYRPKDLNFEQMMAKKADEILNNERDFKLDVALTNKNHLLPLEEMALNKPTMFYRDGHLARNDGNSVDLDIETSEMGKNDIMYQAIVGALRKQGGIYTYALESSKNI
- a CDS encoding TSUP family transporter, with the translated sequence MFEVFGFDIYIIACLFFVALIAGFIDSIAGGGGMITIPSLLLAGASPLETLATNKLQSSFGSFSAARYFYNKGYINLKESLPNIIIVFLLSGAGTISVQFIDTNALQKFLPFLIMAFGIYFLFSPQVNNEDRASHKRLFILALCAIGFYDGFFGPGTGSFFLLALIMLAGFNITKSLAQAKLYNFSTNLASVLFFAFSGNMLFGIGLIMALGQFIGANLGAKMALKYGVKIIKPLIVLVSFIMSIKLIYENIIVG
- a CDS encoding methyl-accepting chemotaxis protein, producing MQNVSDKTSEVTRQAEDIKNIVGVIKDIADQTNLLALNAAIEAARAGEHGRGFAVVADEVRKLAERTGKSLNEIEANVNILVQGINDMSESIREQTTGIEQINDAILH
- a CDS encoding PDC sensor domain-containing protein; the protein is MDNQRVFVVDITRPILNRKKELMAVVGVVVDLNEISNSIFNAKSVAYANNRNFMITENGVMLVNSNSELVGKNLKDINKDEKITEFIKNNEIGIVDYSYNGVDNYAGITEYRVWKDVDTEWTLVSVVPKDEVYAPLVSVERS
- a CDS encoding saccharopine dehydrogenase family protein, whose translation is MACVLQIGAGGVGGVVAHKMAMNRYVFSKIILASRTISKCEAIAESIRSKSLGEIICESVDADNVDSIVALIDKYKPKLVVNVALPYQDLTIMEACLRTKTHYLDTANYEHPDSAHFEYKEQWAYDTRYKEAGIFGLLGSGFDPGVTNVFCAYTQKHYFDEIESIDILDCNAGDHGYAFATNFNPEINLREVSSKARFWVKDEKLALNSDLKKDTIYRKFEREEKHFKLEANTQDLKNESYFNGEWRDVAPLDLMKEWEYPEVGVKNSYLLYHEELESLIRNIKGLKRIRFFMTFGESYLTHMKCLENIGFLRVDEIEHNGQKIVPIQVLKTLLPDPASLAPRTKGQTHIGCYIKGKKDGKDRTIYIYNICDHEACYKEVNAQGVSYTTGVPAMIGAKLICEGKWGLNMPKIPNKADNSDMPKGGENQGVDSNNGSGVWNMEQNDPDPFMAELNKQGLPYVVCEIDSNGMRKVLEDGRK
- a CDS encoding restriction endonuclease codes for the protein MIFEKQEYQQNCLENIVKILQDFDFKKQDNLQECLRAFYKITPLPVQNISDKLNLDILMETGTGKTFTYLNLIFELNKQFKQNKFIIFVPRKAILESVKQNINLTKNYFYSEYKKHLKAYTYTDSKSQSLIINHYIKNEDELSVLILTNSAIDKEGNLLNKNNENLFNTKSIFENIISLKPISIIDEPHLLKGEAFNKYFSKLNSLYFRFGATFPKENDYELSNVAYCLDSICAFRSYLVKQIRVHTLIQDNTTPFLIATNTSKSKSESKSATFSFFKNGIEKRTTILQNSNLGKLDSSFQGISLVNVNKDKAYLSNGKIIEKKKSYKLSEDEIESLLAKAIDLHFEKEERLFKQNIKALSLFFIPNITDFRGEEPFVKNTFERLYKQKRNEVLKQNLDSKYREYLEKDYDDEGKLKVHQGYFSGDAKLSSKEKNIDNQEAADIALILKDKEKLLSFDTSLRFIFSVWALQEGWDNPNIFTLTKLANSSSDVSRHQQVGRGLRICVNNEGKRITHRFLRDDENEFFDINHLDMLVSSEERGFIEDLQREIMDSSFALDAVWISQERLESQGLNAREASRLLIKLEDLNLVEFDELGNIYKIIAPIYETIKDNKDLKELLKDKFDSILESFKNLNTTKEQVQNANAPKEKVKIKHTLAEEFKELWNTINQKSLIVYQNINQDSLIQNIAKEFNKIQIEKESITFESKIFDTENNKIITQDIQTIGTKDYTKALNKDFKSLALDFALSNQISLPFLLELLNKLNRSNFNNSPKAAFEALKSIFKEELHKNLLLSVGYEFAQSYSNESVLYDENGKPKKEIEAQKLGKFIAKDFKSNEPLTPASNYLFEKVVYDSQIEKEVILEETREIDSKSIVVFAKLPKFSIPTPFKNYEPDFAYLLKDKNGQKIFFVCETKGYNDASQIPAVEQKKIDYAKRFFKSLQKSLKDENIKVIYNTRINKQDLLTSLKQAQGE